Proteins co-encoded in one candidate division KSB1 bacterium genomic window:
- a CDS encoding four helix bundle protein, whose amino-acid sequence MTSLQSYRELIVWQKSVALAKRIYLSTSQLPKEETYGMQSQMRRAAVSIPANIAEGQARQSTGEFLQFLGIARGSLAELETLLILCEALNLLDKPNVTALLSDCEEIGKLLSGLIKSLRR is encoded by the coding sequence ATGACGTCATTGCAAAGTTATCGGGAGTTGATAGTCTGGCAGAAATCCGTCGCCTTGGCCAAACGGATTTATCTTTCTACATCGCAATTGCCCAAAGAAGAGACCTATGGGATGCAATCGCAGATGAGACGCGCGGCGGTGTCCATTCCGGCCAACATCGCCGAGGGGCAGGCGCGACAGAGCACAGGGGAGTTTCTCCAGTTTCTGGGCATCGCGCGGGGTTCCCTGGCCGAATTGGAGACGCTGCTGATTTTGTGCGAAGCATTGAATCTTTTGGACAAGCCGAACGTCACAGCATTGTTGAGCGATTGCGAAGAAATCGGGAAATTGCTGAGCGGGCTCATCAAATCGCTGCGGCGCTGA